atctaactgatgtaaaGACCTGTAACCAAAgagatgaacaaacgtactgATGTGTTTGGCAACtggagaaaaagtatcagaataatccagaccatacacctgagtatatcccttagcaacaagacgggCTTTTAGATGGGCCAcagaaccatcagggttgactttcacaatataaacccaacgacaaccaaccacagacttgttAGGAATACGAGGTACTAAGACCCAAGTACCGCTGTcatataaagcattcatctcttcaaacatagcatccctccaccctGAATGGGCTAAGGCTTATGAAACAGATTCAGCAAGGATAGTATATGATAGAGCAGtagggtgataaggagtcataacaaacatagttggaaatgggatgttgagtacatgtgcgttTACTTTTCCGAACAGCAAtaagaggatcaacatcatggggaATATGATCATCaatgaggaaaccaaaggcgtggtagtaaaagctagaggggactctctctTCATTGGAGTTGCCAtcatgaatacacctgcaaattaggatgatcaataTGATGAGAAAGActtgaactacatggagactcagatggttggttgggcaaggacaacaaagtagaatctggaagattaggcaaaggaagacaCTCATTGAGCTTAGAAGCACTCAGTGACTGGGTGTAGTAatgtgtagactcaaagaaggtagcATCGGCAAAAACAAAGAAGTGATGCAACACgactataacaatgatatcccttttgagtatatgagtagtccaaaaagacacattttatagcacaaggatccaacttatccaccgtggagttagttgatgaacaaaagaCACGCCCACATATACAAGGAGGGAGAGAAAATGAAGGTCaattaggaaagagaatagagtagggaattttaccacgaAGAACAGAGGATGACATTTTGTTAATTAGGTAACAAGAAATAAGTACAATATCACTCCAAAACGCTTTagatacatgcatttgataagtaaggtgcgagtgatttcaagaagatgtctatttttcctctttgcaacCTTATTTTGTTAAAAAGTGTGAGcacaggatgattgatgaacaatactaaACTGAGTCATATAAATAGTGAATTGTGCAatgaaatactctttagcatcaCCACTTTGAAGTATTCGAACTAACAAACCAAATTAAGTCTTTATTTCATAAccaaaggcacaaaatacatgaaataactcaaaacgatcttttattaaatataaccaagtcattcttgataatcatccacaaaggttacgaAGTACTacaaacccaacttggacacaaccctactaggaccccaaatgTTAGAATGAACTAACATATTATAAAAGGGCTTGCAACCCATTTATTGACTTGGGAAAAGAAAGGAACACAATGGTGTTTTCCCAACTAACAACTCACAATTGAAactagacatagaactcaaattaggaacaagacattttaactttttcaattaaggatgaccaaggcgacaatgaatttggaatgGTGTGGCAGTAGTAGTGTAGGTGGTACAAGGAGATAGCAGCTCAAAGTGATAGAATCCACCAACTTCACGCCCTCCACCAAtcatcttcctcgtcttcaaatcccgAATAACCATAGAATTAGGgagaatgtcattgaacaattcatggatttagtaattttgctaacgAACAtaatattgaaaggaaatttgggaatacaTAAAACCagaggaagagaaatagaagaagtgggatttacaatcCAAATTCCCTCGGCTGCAGTTTTGGATTTATCAACAAAAGTAACATAAAGTAAATTTTCATGATATTGAAGAATGGAGAAGAAGCTAGGTATACGTGTGATATGATTAATGGTAGCAGAGTCTATGACtcaaggactaggacgagaagtactggatgacagACATGCCGTGGGATTACTTGATAgccaagagatgcaatgggaagagaagtatactcttcctctgacatggATATAGTATGTTGCCCCCCACACGGCCCGGCGTGGAGTCGGTGttggctgcattggctgcccccaaaggtgttaAGTCgctggtggctgcattggcaacacgtgaaggtctATTGTGCAGATCCCAACTGCTCAATAGTATGCTTACTCTATCCACgatgagtgcacttgcgaggaCTACCTTTATCTCATACATCTCTACCACTATGACCACTTGAACCACTTTGATAAATTTTgcggttgtttggtagagaattAGAGTCACCTTGTGTAGCAAAGGTTGTCCTCTCAGAGCTAGATGCAAGAGCATTAGAATGCCTGCTAAAGGAAGCACAAAAGACCCGAGAATAAATATCGGCAAATGATAGCAGCTCGGCGCTACTAAGTATCTAGGACCGGACTGCCTTAAAGTCGGTCTCAAGCCTTGTAGAACATAAAGAACTATCATTTGCTTGCTTTTCTTCTGCATCTCACGAACATcagcagttataggttgcacaacGTTAAGTTCCTCATGAAtatgtttcatctctccaaaataatatgcaatactcctatctccttgttgcaactgaaagtactcttgggataaatcatacatacatgtaatgttactagagtatagaagtttgacataatctcaaatctccttgcacgtatctagatgcatacacatctgtgcaatctgtggctccatTGAATTCCATAAAAGgtaaacaatcaaggcatcttctttaACCCACACGTCTTTTCTCTTTTTATCAGAAGGATAAGATTGGAGCAACTGGTCAAATTTTCCTATCCTTCTAAATAAACCTGAGCAGCTTTAGACCATTGaccataattctttccatccaacttttgagtcattATTTGTGGCAGTAATGTAGGAAACAAAtgtttgggattcatagattctatcccaacactcacaaatcaacagctacaccaatgtcaaacaagaacaatcaaaactaatcgggacaatcacaaactatgtaaagcaccgacacaaccatggacgaggtgaacaactcaccaatggatatagcactgccacagcctcacaactggaCAACGAATGCTGCCACTGCTacaaaaaactcacaaagaagccttcacaaaccctgaatAGAGATTAACGGAATACCATGAGTTCATGGTCAAAAAAGGTTgtatttttgagcaaaaaacagGCTCAATAGCTTGATAATATTGTCTAGAGATGGCAagagggtaaaaaaaaaaaaaaaggtgaccGAAAATTCATTCATGCAACGGCACGTGGGGTCGGCACTGCTGGCATTTGGCCATTGTGTGGGGGCGGGGGCGCGTGGGGGCTCCTCTCACGATGGCGTTTTGTGGGGTTAGGCTTTTGTTGGGTTTCCTATTGCtttatatggttggttttgtgaaataatgagaGGTGGAGGTGGATCTGGGAAGGACAGCTGCAGGAATGATTTTTCTGGCGACAACTGAGGACAATGGGGTTTAGGTTGGACCATGCTTTgctaccatgttaagatttgatcaaaatgaatgacctaacttgaagataggtctctccctctatttataacacaaattaaatacattctatgATTCTAATGACAAttatacccttactaactctcactaattaaacatactaacacaataataataataataataatactaaaagccATAAATAACCTCTTAACAGTTTTTATGATAGAGAGAtccaaaatgaaaattatttagCGTCTGTACTGAAGGCTCAAGGAGAAGAAAGATTTTCATTGTCTTCACAACTTATTTAAagcattttttgtttgtttagaATATACAGGATTTAACAAATCAAGGGAGCAACAATAATGTGAATTTGGAATATGAACTCCAACAGCTGCCAAGTTGTTTCTCTTTGGTGAAAATTTCTAAtatgaaaaatttttaaatttaagttcAATCTATAAAagcaaataataatatttttttacataaTGAATTAAAATTGGATCGAAAAAATGATCTTATGATCTACTTGTGGTTGGTTGGATTTCAGATTCACTTGAAGAAAAACCCTGCATATCTGTCGAGATAAAGGTGCTTCTCCCTCAACTTTTGTCATTTCAATTTTTAAGGTTGTTAATTTGTTCTACTTCATAGTCATATTTGACTTGCAGATATACAGTTCTTGCTCCTCCTTGTTTTATTCCCTTCATTTCAACTCTTTCTTCCAAATGCAGCCCAAATGTGGATTTATTCCAAATTCAAGATTCATAACTGAAGGAAATTCTGTTAAAAGGAGTATAAGTCGTTTTAGAATGCACCAGTTCCTCAAATTGCACCAGAATGAGGTAATTTTTCTCAACTCTAATATGTTCTTAAAAATTGAAGCTAAGCTAAAATAAGAAGGAAGCAATCCTCTTCTTGAATCTAAGTTACTCTTTTAAGTGTTAAGTTTCCTGTTTGGTCTTGCATATAAATGTTTTCATCCATTTAACATTCTGCTATGTTGCATTTCATCTTCCATGGAATACTTACACGAGTTAATGCATCTGGTGATATTGATCAAGTCTTCTATCTGTGACAATCGTGTTATTACTTGCATCCAATCTCAGGTCTCACAAGTGAGTGAATATGATCCGCTTGATCTGTTCTCTGGATGCAAGGATAGAATACATAAGGCCATCAAGGCACTTTTTGCTCATCCTCAGAACAACCTCCGAGTATTCTTAAATGGTTCTCTTGTGTTTGGAAGCTTGGCTGGCAGCACAGGCAGTACTATTTTTGTGAATGGTGAAGCATTTGAAAATGCCCTCAAGCATGCCATTTGGGCTGAAGATGGCCTGCGTACAATGAGTTTTGTACATCTTGTCGCTGAGACAGTATTCAAGTCACGAGTACTTGATCTGCTTCTCAAAGTACAACACCGTGATAATCTTGATATAGAAGGGGCAATTCATGCTTATTATGACGTTGTTTCTCAGCCTTGCATTGTATGTAGAGATTTAGGCGAAGACCAAACATCGGGAAAATATGCCATTTTGCATTCCATTCCTTTGGATGAAAGCTTTAATATCGTGAGGGACTATCTGATAGCTGCTACTGCAAAGGACTGCAGTTTAATTATTAGTTTTAGGCCGAGAGAAAATGGAAAGCAAGGATCTCCATATTGTGATGTACATTTGGAATCTACCAACCAAAATTTTGATTACAAGGTACACAGCCTTTTATCATCTCTCGTTTAAATGTAATGTTCATATTTTGTTTCAAACAATCCATTCACTAGCCATGCGATTGGAATGCCATAATCCATTTTTCTAAGTTTATCCTTAGAAGACTTGAATCCTCACCAAAATACAAAACGATGTCCATTCTTCAAAATCCCAGGGAGGGAGGGAGGAAAATGCTATGTGAATTAGAGGAGAATGAATAGTGGTGAGATTCATAATTCTCAAAAACAAAGTGGATACCTTCCATTTGGCGCCATAGTCATCTCTCATTTTAAAATACGGTCAAAGACACTGATTTTcttttgaggtttggtaaaattccattgacctcccttgaggtttcaaaaaattTCATTGACCTCCtgtgaggtttcaaaaatgtcacagaccTCCTCTGAGCTTTACTTGAAAGACAAACCTTCCCTAATAAAACTTGTCTTCTTGCAAAATACAAGGGGAAGTTTGTCTCTTTTTGACAAGTCTCAGGAGAGGTTcttgaaattcttgaaacttTAGGGGAGGtccttgtctttttgccaaatctcaAGAGAGGTCAGTGCTTTTTGCCCTTTAAAATATAGTTAAGTACTATGACTTAAAGAAAAATGTTGCCCTCATTACACCCTGGATGCACTGCTTAGGTGTGTACATTTGTAAAATGTACCTTTACATATCTTCGTCACAGTGGACGCTCAGCCATGATTCAAACTGAGAGGAAGAGATATAAAGTATAACAGCTgtaaagaaaagtatatgttaaAGAAGAGAGGAAGAGGAGGAAGCAGCAAGATCAGGGGCAGGAGCAGGAGCAGGAGCAGGGGAATAGAATCACACGTGCAAACAGACACATCTGCTTATacacaaggtcttaaatttcgattttgactcaaattttgaacCTCCAAAATaacggaaatttcgatggaaatttcgatttcgatttaaaaaaataacagaaattagCGCATgtaattctttgtgaaactttagaaatagtTAACAAACATAATGATaaaagttttaggactaatatattacaaattaaatagatctatgttttgtataagttggaaaaattgtaaaataataGTACGtgtatcaaatatatttgtaagataatgtacattaaacatattcaattaatacaaatgaaacccataaattatttaaatattatttattatacaaataatgataatttagacatgaatggttaaataaaatgttactgtaagtttaatttttcatataatttcaaaagcacttgtaataatcttttattttgataaaataaattaagagagaaatttcacttcactcctaaatctctcattttaATTCTtacgaaatttcattgtatagttaaaatttcaaaatttcgaTAAATTTAGGattatttgttgagatttcgacagaaattatgcaagacggaaatcgactgccattttgatttctagggtgacggaaatcggaaatttcaatggaaatttcgaCAACTTCGTGGAAATTAAAACCCATGCTTATACATACACTCATTTGCACGTTCTCACCATAGCTCTGCCCTGTAATTGTTAGTGTGCCTTGCATTTTGTACGTGTACCATATCTGTGCTCATGCATAAGAAGGCCTTGAACATTAGAAGGCTGCTGGAAGTGGCTAGACTTTTTGCTAAATTGAATGTTGAATTTCTACACTGCTGCTTTCTTTGTCTTTTCTCATTTTATTAATATCTCAACTATGTTTCGATTTTGCAGGCATATTTTATTGATTTGGATATGAAACCGTTGAAAAAGATGGAATACTATTATGAACTGGACCAGAAAATTCTGAGCTGCTACACTCAAATGCCACGAACAGAGCATAAACCAGAAAACGCTGCAAGCATTGAAACTCATAGACCTATATATCGAGAACTGATCCAGCTATTGAAAAGATATCTCTCTGACTAAAGAGTGTGCTTGTAGTTAAAAGATATGTTGTTTGTAagatttcctttttaaaaaaatattggtTGATGTCTTCGGTGTGTACTATGTTATGATCTGCCAATGTGCTGATCTGTTGCTGTATTCAGTCTTGCCTAGACATCTATGCCCTTGGCTTCTTTAGCTTGATGTAATTTGTTCTAGTTCTAGGCCTGGGCAACAACTTCAGAAGTATGTTCCCCATCATCAAGAGACTAGCATATTTTCTCTAGTTTTATGCACCATAGGTCACATGAAGCAATGTAGAGGTAATATTTAAAGGCGTGAAATTAACAAATTGTTCATCTGCTTGCATTAAAGCCTCAAGCTAGGGAGGTTGTCAAATATCTTGGTAAGTAGGGAAAGCACTTACATGTTGGTATCTTCCTTATTTGGATGGATGTATTTATGTGCATGCATGCCGCAGtgtcttgttggttgttgagctcctttgggcatttcCACAGAACGGATGTAGGGACCCAAatctggaaaataaataaagaaaagagaagggaaattagaAAAGATAAAACAatagagctcgtcgacgaggctacatttctcgtcgacaaagtctcttTTGTGGCTTAGCAACGAGACGTCGAGGTTTGTCAACGAGGAGATACCAAGGGATTTTCAGagattttgaaatctcaggctcgtcgacgaggccaccttcTCGGCCACGAGCAGCCTtctttggctcgtcgacgagattagccgggtcaacctagttataaatagaatatcttTTTCGTCCTTGCTAAGTTattccattttctctctctctctctctctctctctctagacctcgaaccaaccctctctctctctctaggatttcgtgtCGTCTGTTGCCGAAATCAACAATCCGAcatcactacgtggattaggaggagaatctctataattatagtggatcagattttcaatttgaggatttttggggttttccctaaaatcgaggtaagcaTCTGATTCTGTTTCTGATTTGGTATATGTAGTAGTCGTGATTATAGTGAACTAATGTTCTTTGGTTTCTAGGTTTCGGGGAGCTCGGGTCGTTATTTTAGATCGATCCATTCGTGTTTCGgttttcgggattaaggtaaagggatttatttacatcagtattttaagaaaaattgaacCGCTAAAAAGATAGATTATGTCTTACTGCACATTTTGACTGCTTATCTGTAAAATTTTACTaggtataaatgttgtttcttacgattttacgattttggaaaaaatagggattttggcatatgaactccaaattttctaaaagtACTTTAACTGCTTTAAAACTAAGGTAGGAACTGCTTGATACCCAGGTTTGCGGTCTAAATGGTATTTTTTGAATTATATACTGATTAAAGCGATTTTTGACGAAACGAACGTGACATGTGATATGAATTGGAACATACGGAACTGTTATATTTGTGAATGGACTGTGAAAACTGAAATTCCATTATGTTATCtggaaatgtggaaaacaggtgtcggttaaTCACCAAGCATTAAAatgtaaaaagggttgaaccGAGAGTGTTTGTGTCGGTCACTGACtgacagaaaagaaaaatgcatgaaagattgcatgaaTTACAGTTATGAAAATTCTGGAACTgcacaggttgttatgttttactataattatatatatgattgattgggaccacaacttgttactaaaagagttgaaagacactctaaaggagttgaaagatactccagtttatCAGAGGCTTTAAATAGCCAGAGGCGCGGTTCCATTACTAGTtaaggtacagtgcaaccacacatgtgaattagTGTGGGTATTGAGATAGTCGGCTCGCAAGAGTGAATGGGGTCagtggtgaaataatggaccaggtggggcagttGGACTATATATGTGATacttgacagtgcctgcacgaacagggcctTGTTAGAGTTATCAATGCACAACTCGTGCCACGTAATTAGGCATATTACGGAAGTTTCAAAGCTGatcattgtcctaaattttcatatgcatgatttaaaaactgaaaTGGGTAAGGTCACAGGGTTGAATACCGTGTGGAGGGAATCGTACAGCGTATaagcctgtaccctaccctaacctcggggactctcgcttgtaatgatgtcgtattatgtttatatatatctGATAGTACTGTACTGTGTATGTAATATTGTGCAACTGTTTTTAACTGGAATAAACTCGTGTAGTCACGTgctgttgtaatatcttccaccttactcaccccaatcttacaacctttgtttcaggtcctacaagtGGTCGGTCCTAGTTCTCCTAGAGGGACTTTGGCGTGTATAGTCTTGTTAGTAGACGTAGGTTTTTGTATTAATACTGGGTTGTTAGCTTGGTAGAATGTCAAAGagtgtaatatgtttatgttttagaCATGGATCCTTTGTACTGAGGAATAtagatagaactctagtatatgtctaatagaacctcgaatgagaatgtttatgttttacacTCTGCATGATTACAGATATGACTGAGATACGCCCgtttgtccctgtttagggcgggttgtttatgtatttttatcagatacaggtattctatatgtgtagtagcactctgggttcGTATAAAGGACTGGGGAATTacaacggagccacatcaagtagttgcacgccattcttctagttgtcattgacaaaatggcacaagtactcttctagtagctctctgaatctcttaaTTTGTCTGTCTATCTATCAATAAtaactcaaagagatgtcaagatgtgacctgaatatcctgaaaagttctgtcaagaagttgttagtgaacattaagtctcggtcacgaataataatttggggaaaaccccaatatctcacaatagtcacaaggaacaattgtgtcgtttCCTTTTCcgaacaatactttggtgcggtcatgaaagtaccatacttcttccgctcccccttgtcttattggcaagtgagacaagttttggtataatcaaccacatcatcccgcatgtgcggccaacaatacctctccagtagtcctgtcattggagtcattctccgtgaatacccctcaacgaacttcctgcaatatctagtaaggccaagaaaggaacgcaactctttcactgtcatggggatcttccgttcttgaatcatccttaccttctccatacccctccgaatacgaccttgttcaaccacatgaccaaggaatttgttgctccgttgagcgaaagagaacttccctttcttcacgtacagactgtttcccctcagcctgtcgaacaccttctatagatgctcttcatgtttcctctgaaacaacaccgatgctcccaatggtgctttggaagggcgaacacatcccgcttccaattcatcaagttgttttcCCAATTCTACTCTCTCTGGAGGCGCCATCCGACAtgaccctttagcaggtggtttcactcccgATAataactcgatctcatgctccatagtccgtcgtgaaggcaattTGTGAGGCATCTTATCCGacaacacctccttgtactcatccaacactgcATGGATGGTTGTAGGctctagctcttggcctacttctttgtctaccaccaccgtggctagacgtgtttgctcaccctgacccaatctctcattgagttgtattgttgaaagggacttcccatcgtctcctttcgtCGCAATGACTTGCACCATACACAAGTGATCTTTCATCAGACACAGGGAATCAGTTGAAGGCATCAGCACTTCCCTTGTCCCCCTTAGGAattccattcctagaatgactagaaagtcatccaatggcactgctgtgaaattcgcatgaccttcccattgtccaagcttcacagtcacttgcttggctactcccagagtaggttgGGCTACAAAATTAACTACTTTCATgcatcctgtatccttctctaaggataagttgagtctccatgcttccaactacCAAACAAAATTTTGAGTAGCCCCCGTGTCCACCATAgtgcgggtactcttcccatttatcctcaagtccacaaacattaacctttTTCCTCGTGTGACTTTCGGtgcttttgcctgcttttccaatgcgttcactagcCGCACTGAACCTACCTTCGGGGCATCATCCTCGTCCTCCTCACTTTCCACCACTTTTCCCGAAGTAGAAGCTTGTAAtgcattgagtaatcccttgtgttgacactcactcactctgtgagatccaccacacaagtagcacgaaattttactcttcccatttccattgggtgtgttgaacccttgagacaaTGAAACTCCCTTTGAGATTGATGATTTAGaatcggctcccccactcttgggtttgcctttcttgaaagactttctactatttccctcttcgccaaaccgtttggacgaagcggtatcatcactaGCGTAGttagtcaagcgttctgcagtagcttgtgcagttgacaagttttgaactctttgcctatgaagttctagccttgcccatggtttcatcccctcaagaaaatagaacaacttatccttctccgacatatcccaaatatccaacatcaaagcaaaaaattgtttcacatattcccttattgaccccgtatgcttgagatctctcagctttctccttgcattatactcaacattctcaggaaagaattgggctttgagctctcttttcaagtctgcccaactatcgattacacaacttccattttcaatttctctatacttggtatgccaccatagtttggcgtcaccaaccaagtaaaCGGTtacagtatccacctttgcctattctgaggtcatcctcacagcgcaaaagtactgctccacatcaaataagaagttctctaactccttggaggcacccccatacgtcctaggTTCTAGTACCTTgatcttgctaactcccggagtgttggagttccccatagcaagaacaatcagattcacctttgcatccaaatCAACCATCTgcgactgcaaagtttcaactgtatagcgaaagtcctctaacatgtcgcctatcaaacctgcttgatgtttctgtgatcccatcacttcatcaacaagttctctcatctgtgCCACCTCTGCGGTCAAGGTGTTGGTTATTGCCTCAACCTATGCTTCCAGCACGCTAATCCTCTCAgtattgtttggtgccat
The sequence above is a segment of the Malania oleifera isolate guangnan ecotype guangnan chromosome 8, ASM2987363v1, whole genome shotgun sequence genome. Coding sequences within it:
- the LOC131162056 gene encoding inositol-pentakisphosphate 2-kinase-like isoform X4, with product MEREVILERKDADDWIYRGEGAANIVLAYTGSNPAFVGKVLRMQKVPRNRSQCLSDTPVLSIHECLLWKDIGSIVSSPQKENAKQLYVQHVMSPLLGSDHVDPGLHIHVSKDFLESVDKNVHSWRPAWRVGTAKINISCYSALLISDHSIFPDSLEEKPCISVEIKPKCGFIPNSRFITEGNSVKRSISRFRMHQFLKLHQNEVSQVSEYDPLDLFSGCKDRIHKAIKALFAHPQNNLRVFLNGSLVFGSLAGSTGSTIFVNGEAFENALKHAIWAEDGLRTMSFVHLVAETVFKSRVLDLLLKVQHRDNLDIEGAIHAYYDVVSQPCIVCRDLGEDQTSGKYAILHSIPLDESFNIVRDYLIAATAKDCSLIISFRPRENGKQGSPYCDVHLESTNQNFDYKWTLSHDSN
- the LOC131162056 gene encoding inositol-pentakisphosphate 2-kinase-like isoform X2; translation: MEREVILERKDADDWIYRGEGAANIVLAYTGSNPAFVGKVLRMQKVPRNRSQCLSDTPVLSIHECLLWKDIGSIVSSPQKENAKQLYVQHVMSPLLGSDHVDPGLHIHVSKDFLESVDKNVHSWRPAWRVGTAKINISCYSALLISDHSIFPDSLEEKPCISVEIKPKCGFIPNSRFITEGNSVKRSISRFRMHQFLKLHQNEVSQVSEYDPLDLFSGCKDRIHKAIKALFAHPQNNLRVFLNGSLVFGSLAGSTGSTIFVNGEAFENALKHAIWAEDGLRTMSFVHLVAETVFKSRVLDLLLKVQHRDNLDIEGAIHAYYDVVSQPCIVCRDLGEDQTSGKYAILHSIPLDESFNIVRDYLIAATAKDCSLIISFRPRENGKQGSPYCDVHLESTNQNFDYKVCTFVKCTFTYLRHSGRSAMIQTERKRYKV
- the LOC131162056 gene encoding inositol-pentakisphosphate 2-kinase-like isoform X3, giving the protein MNATGWDELDGTSTDEENEELANFCFMAYEQMSVQVCLKTNSTRKKWFLDNGCSRHMTGDADKFLSLSYKKEGLVTFGDNAKGRIIGKDSLEEKPCISVEIKIYSSCSSLFYSLHFNSFFQMQPKCGFIPNSRFITEGNSVKRSISRFRMHQFLKLHQNEVSQVSEYDPLDLFSGCKDRIHKAIKALFAHPQNNLRVFLNGSLVFGSLAGSTGSTIFVNGEAFENALKHAIWAEDGLRTMSFVHLVAETVFKSRVLDLLLKVQHRDNLDIEGAIHAYYDVVSQPCIVCRDLGEDQTSGKYAILHSIPLDESFNIVRDYLIAATAKDCSLIISFRPRENGKQGSPYCDVHLESTNQNFDYKAYFIDLDMKPLKKMEYYYELDQKILSCYTQMPRTEHKPENAASIETHRPIYRELIQLLKRYLSD
- the LOC131162056 gene encoding inositol-pentakisphosphate 2-kinase-like isoform X1, whose protein sequence is MEREVILERKDADDWIYRGEGAANIVLAYTGSNPAFVGKVLRMQKVPRNRSQCLSDTPVLSIHECLLWKDIGSIVSSPQKENAKQLYVQHVMSPLLGSDHVDPGLHIHVSKDFLESVDKNVHSWRPAWRVGTAKINISCYSALLISDHSIFPDSLEEKPCISVEIKPKCGFIPNSRFITEGNSVKRSISRFRMHQFLKLHQNEVSQVSEYDPLDLFSGCKDRIHKAIKALFAHPQNNLRVFLNGSLVFGSLAGSTGSTIFVNGEAFENALKHAIWAEDGLRTMSFVHLVAETVFKSRVLDLLLKVQHRDNLDIEGAIHAYYDVVSQPCIVCRDLGEDQTSGKYAILHSIPLDESFNIVRDYLIAATAKDCSLIISFRPRENGKQGSPYCDVHLESTNQNFDYKAYFIDLDMKPLKKMEYYYELDQKILSCYTQMPRTEHKPENAASIETHRPIYRELIQLLKRYLSD